One Solirubrobacter pauli DNA segment encodes these proteins:
- a CDS encoding GNAT family N-acetyltransferase yields the protein MAYTELITTERLVLRRWHAPTHTPALAALNALPEAVRFLNAGVPFTPEESAGQSARFAAHWDRYGFGLWAVEVAGACVGFTGLCHPLWFPAYASEVEIGRRLHPSAWGRGFATEAGRLALECGFAELGLERVIACIDPDNRSSIAVADRLGLARGETVPEPSGPGQLVIYSIGAGTSSDKPERATASG from the coding sequence ATGGCGTATACCGAGCTGATCACGACCGAGCGCCTGGTGCTCCGCCGTTGGCACGCGCCGACGCACACGCCGGCGCTCGCCGCGCTCAACGCGCTGCCCGAAGCGGTGCGGTTCCTCAATGCCGGGGTGCCGTTCACGCCCGAGGAGTCCGCTGGACAATCCGCCCGGTTCGCCGCCCACTGGGACCGCTACGGCTTCGGGCTGTGGGCGGTGGAGGTCGCCGGCGCGTGCGTGGGGTTCACCGGGCTATGCCACCCGCTGTGGTTCCCGGCGTACGCGTCTGAAGTGGAGATCGGGCGGCGGCTGCACCCGTCCGCCTGGGGTCGCGGGTTCGCGACCGAGGCCGGGCGGCTCGCGCTGGAATGCGGATTCGCGGAGCTCGGACTCGAGCGCGTCATCGCGTGCATCGACCCCGACAACCGGTCGTCGATCGCCGTCGCGGACCGTCTGGGGCTCGCGCGCGGGGAAACCGTCCCTGAGCCCAGCGGTCCGGGGCAGCTGGTGATCTACTCGATCGGCGCCGGTACGTCCTCCGACAAACCGGAACGCGCCACGGCGTCGGGTTAA
- a CDS encoding transglycosylase domain-containing protein, translated as MSDRERTTTTPGEADDLNGNGSVVEFPRERARTRSGKGGRLRFWPRRRRKKRFRVRKLRVLIVLFFLGILAAISTAFGLFMALAADLPRLEPLDAPAQPSVLLDKRGEQIGTLTGNDRRIYLSEEQIAPVMKQAMVAIEDRRFWTNSGVDVRGILRAAFQNTAEGRAVQGASTIPQQYVKIQLAAENERTVFQKLREAALAYQLTRRWSKDRILRNYLNTIYFGNGAYGVESAARTYFAYNHDKCEPNCAAVLLPHEAALIAGVVASPSAYDPVAHPVAAQKRRDLVLLRMYELGNIPRDVYEEGKRQPIPTRYDLTFPKEDTEFPYFTSWVKQQVVDQLGGGQQGAAKAFDGGLRVTTTIDSKLQRAAEKSIKDWLPNPDGPRASLVAISNKDGMVRAMVGGDDYAEKPFNLATQGQRQPGSSFKPFVLAEALNRGISPGSTWESKKLTYILKGGERFTVNNYDDAYAGVTTLANATTFSDNAVFVQVAKKVGMKKVARLAREMGVRTSVSTNLASALGGLRRGVTPLDMAHAYETFATGGLLVTGSLSPGQSKRSLPVPGPVGIEKIEQGKGKKAKVVKNENGKRMVNKRERTRVLKPHIASQVQQILTNVVKEGSATRAQIPGVMVAGKTGTTESYGDAWFVGWTKEYTVAVWVGYPDKFKPMETEFQGEPVAGGTFPAGIWKSFMMSLLKIDPLPKADGGNGREKPTPTPSGVAPGTATPAPTSAAPPPSSTDGTGGGTQAPPENEAPPAQTPVPTAPPAQTPAPTVAPTDPGTGGTGGAGGTGGTAPAAGGTGATGTG; from the coding sequence ATGAGCGATCGCGAGCGAACCACCACCACTCCGGGCGAGGCAGACGACCTCAACGGGAACGGGTCGGTCGTTGAGTTCCCGCGTGAGCGCGCGCGTACGCGTAGCGGCAAGGGCGGACGACTTCGGTTCTGGCCCCGCCGGCGGCGCAAGAAGCGCTTCCGGGTGCGCAAGCTGCGGGTGCTGATCGTCCTGTTCTTCCTGGGGATCCTCGCGGCGATCTCGACGGCGTTCGGGCTGTTCATGGCGCTCGCCGCGGACCTTCCGCGGCTCGAGCCGCTGGACGCGCCGGCGCAGCCTTCGGTGCTGCTCGACAAGCGCGGGGAGCAGATCGGGACGCTCACCGGCAACGACCGGCGGATCTACCTGTCGGAGGAGCAGATCGCGCCGGTGATGAAGCAGGCGATGGTCGCGATCGAGGACCGGCGCTTCTGGACGAACTCGGGCGTCGACGTGCGGGGCATCCTGCGTGCGGCGTTCCAGAACACGGCCGAGGGCCGGGCGGTTCAGGGCGCCTCGACCATCCCGCAGCAGTACGTGAAGATCCAGCTCGCCGCGGAGAACGAGCGCACCGTGTTCCAGAAGCTGCGCGAGGCGGCGCTCGCCTACCAGCTCACGCGCCGGTGGTCGAAGGACCGGATCCTCCGCAACTACCTGAACACGATCTACTTCGGCAACGGCGCGTACGGCGTCGAGTCGGCCGCGCGCACGTACTTCGCGTACAACCACGACAAGTGCGAGCCCAACTGCGCCGCGGTGCTGCTGCCGCACGAGGCGGCGTTGATCGCCGGCGTGGTCGCCTCGCCCAGCGCATACGACCCGGTGGCGCACCCGGTCGCCGCGCAGAAGCGCCGTGACCTGGTCCTCCTGCGCATGTACGAGCTCGGGAACATCCCGCGCGACGTGTACGAGGAGGGCAAGCGGCAGCCGATCCCGACGCGGTACGACCTGACCTTCCCCAAGGAGGACACGGAGTTCCCGTACTTCACGTCCTGGGTCAAGCAGCAGGTCGTCGACCAGCTCGGCGGCGGCCAGCAGGGCGCGGCGAAGGCGTTCGACGGCGGTCTGCGGGTCACGACGACGATCGACTCCAAGCTTCAGCGGGCCGCCGAGAAGTCGATCAAGGACTGGCTGCCGAACCCGGACGGTCCGCGGGCGTCGCTCGTGGCCATCTCCAACAAGGACGGCATGGTCCGGGCGATGGTCGGCGGCGACGACTACGCGGAGAAGCCGTTCAACCTGGCCACCCAGGGCCAGCGCCAGCCCGGCTCGTCGTTCAAGCCGTTCGTGCTCGCCGAGGCGCTCAACCGCGGCATCAGCCCAGGTTCGACGTGGGAGTCGAAGAAGCTCACCTACATCCTCAAGGGTGGTGAGCGCTTCACCGTCAACAACTACGACGACGCCTACGCGGGCGTGACCACGCTCGCGAACGCGACCACGTTCTCCGACAACGCCGTCTTCGTCCAGGTGGCGAAGAAGGTGGGGATGAAGAAGGTCGCGCGGCTCGCGCGCGAGATGGGTGTCCGCACCTCGGTGTCCACGAACCTCGCGAGCGCCCTCGGCGGCCTGCGCCGGGGCGTCACGCCGCTGGACATGGCCCACGCCTACGAGACGTTCGCCACCGGCGGCCTGCTCGTCACCGGCAGCCTGTCCCCCGGCCAGAGCAAGCGGAGCCTGCCGGTCCCCGGCCCCGTCGGCATCGAGAAGATCGAACAGGGCAAGGGCAAGAAGGCCAAGGTCGTCAAGAACGAGAACGGCAAGCGGATGGTGAACAAGCGCGAGCGCACGCGCGTGCTCAAGCCGCACATCGCCTCCCAGGTCCAGCAGATCCTGACGAACGTCGTCAAGGAGGGCAGCGCGACGCGCGCCCAGATCCCGGGCGTGATGGTCGCGGGCAAGACGGGCACGACCGAGTCCTACGGCGACGCGTGGTTCGTCGGCTGGACCAAGGAGTACACGGTCGCCGTCTGGGTCGGCTACCCCGACAAGTTCAAGCCGATGGAGACCGAGTTCCAGGGTGAGCCGGTCGCCGGCGGCACCTTCCCGGCCGGCATCTGGAAGTCGTTCATGATGTCGCTGCTCAAGATCGACCCGCTCCCGAAGGCCGACGGCGGCAACGGCCGCGAGAAGCCGACGCCCACCCCGAGCGGCGTCGCTCCGGGCACCGCCACGCCCGCCCCGACGTCCGCCGCGCCGCCCCCGTCGTCGACCGACGGCACCGGTGGCGGCACCCAGGCCCCGCCCGAGAACGAGGCGCCGCCCGCGCAGACGCCGGTGCCGACCGCGCCGCCCGCCCAGACACCCGCCCCGACCGTCGCGCCGACCGACCCGGGAACGGGTGGGACCGGCGGAGCCGGTGGCACCGGTGGGACCGCGCCCGCCGCGGGCGGCACGGGCGCCACCGGCACCGGCTAG
- a CDS encoding DNA-3-methyladenine glycosylase, producing MASRISLGADFYDRPVLDVAPDLLGCIVEFEGCAGRIVETEAYHHTEPACHAYVGLTARTSVLYGAPGTAYVYRSYGIHALLNAVCESYDVGAAVLIRALEPLEGLEAMRERRGAGELTNGPGKLTQAMGIDLTENNTSLVDGPIVIRRGEPLEYVTGPRIGITKAAELPWRFCALGFREVSKPWPPGFRASLR from the coding sequence ATCGCTTCGCGGATCTCCCTGGGCGCTGACTTCTACGACCGGCCGGTGCTCGACGTCGCACCGGACCTCCTCGGCTGCATCGTCGAGTTCGAGGGCTGCGCCGGCCGGATCGTGGAGACCGAGGCCTATCACCACACCGAGCCGGCCTGCCACGCCTACGTCGGCCTGACCGCCCGGACCTCCGTGCTGTACGGAGCCCCGGGCACGGCCTACGTGTACCGGTCCTACGGGATCCACGCGCTCCTGAACGCCGTCTGCGAGTCCTACGACGTCGGCGCGGCGGTCCTGATCCGCGCGCTCGAGCCGCTCGAGGGCCTCGAGGCGATGCGCGAGCGCCGCGGCGCGGGCGAGCTCACCAACGGCCCGGGCAAGCTCACCCAGGCGATGGGCATCGACCTCACCGAGAACAACACGTCGTTGGTGGACGGTCCGATCGTGATCCGCCGCGGGGAGCCGCTGGAGTACGTGACCGGCCCACGGATCGGCATCACCAAGGCGGCGGAGCTGCCGTGGCGGTTCTGCGCCCTCGGATTCCGCGAGGTGTCGAAGCCCTGGCCGCCGGGGTTCCGGGCGTCGCTGCGCTGA
- the argH gene encoding argininosuccinate lyase, protein MSRFSLPPDPVFVTLNASIGFDWRLYPYDVEQSRAHATMLASAGIITDADRDELLKGLDRVQAELDANEFKFLDDDEDIHMAVERRLTEIVGPVGGKLHTARSRNDQVATDMAMFTRAHALRAIEALQDLQTVLVRVAEAHLDWPMPGYTHLQRAQPVYLSHHLLAYFWMFKRDAARFELVLGGTSELPLGAGALAGVNFPTDRRLVASELGFAGVVPNSIDAVSNRDFVLDYLNAAATCATHLSRLGAEIVLWSSEEFGFCEVRDDWASSSSIMPQKKNPDAAELLRAKAPRIVAHLSGLHGVMHALPLTYNKDMQEDKEHLFDTVDTLELTLAAARGMLESMTFKRERLAAAATDEMLAAVDVADMLVKRGIPFRQSHGIVAGLVRTAVESGRVLSQLTPEELREHSEVLDDDFYAVLSQGAWLESKESEGGTSLARVREQLAHAKAALDQTT, encoded by the coding sequence ATGTCGCGCTTCTCGCTGCCACCTGATCCCGTCTTCGTCACGCTCAACGCCTCGATCGGCTTCGACTGGCGCCTGTATCCCTATGACGTCGAGCAGTCGCGGGCCCACGCGACGATGCTCGCCTCCGCGGGGATCATCACCGATGCCGACCGCGACGAGCTGCTCAAGGGCCTCGATCGCGTGCAGGCCGAGCTCGACGCGAACGAGTTCAAGTTCCTCGACGACGACGAGGACATCCACATGGCGGTCGAGCGCCGGCTGACCGAGATCGTCGGGCCGGTCGGCGGCAAGCTGCACACCGCGCGCTCCCGCAACGACCAGGTCGCGACCGACATGGCGATGTTCACCCGCGCGCACGCGCTGCGGGCGATCGAGGCGCTGCAGGATCTGCAGACCGTGCTCGTGCGGGTCGCGGAGGCCCATCTCGATTGGCCGATGCCCGGCTACACGCATCTCCAGCGGGCGCAGCCGGTGTACCTGTCACACCACCTGCTGGCCTATTTCTGGATGTTCAAGCGCGACGCGGCGCGGTTCGAGCTGGTGCTGGGCGGGACGAGCGAGCTGCCGCTGGGCGCGGGCGCGCTGGCGGGCGTCAACTTCCCGACCGACCGCCGGCTGGTGGCGAGCGAGCTCGGCTTCGCGGGCGTCGTCCCGAACTCGATCGACGCGGTCTCCAACCGCGACTTCGTGCTCGACTACCTCAACGCCGCGGCCACGTGTGCCACGCACCTCTCGCGCCTCGGCGCGGAGATCGTCCTGTGGTCCTCGGAGGAGTTCGGCTTCTGCGAGGTGCGAGACGACTGGGCGTCGTCGAGCTCGATCATGCCGCAGAAGAAGAACCCGGACGCGGCCGAGCTGCTGCGGGCGAAGGCGCCGCGGATCGTCGCCCACCTGAGCGGGCTCCACGGCGTCATGCACGCGCTTCCGCTGACCTACAACAAGGACATGCAGGAGGACAAGGAGCATCTCTTCGACACGGTCGACACGCTCGAGCTGACGCTCGCGGCCGCGCGCGGGATGCTCGAATCGATGACGTTCAAGCGCGAGCGCCTGGCCGCCGCCGCGACCGACGAGATGCTCGCGGCCGTGGACGTGGCGGACATGCTCGTCAAGCGCGGGATCCCGTTCCGGCAGTCGCACGGCATCGTCGCCGGGCTCGTGCGCACCGCGGTGGAGTCGGGCCGCGTGCTGTCCCAGCTGACGCCCGAGGAGCTCCGCGAGCACTCCGAGGTGTTGGATGACGACTTCTACGCGGTGCTATCCCAAGGGGCGTGGCTGGAGTCCAAGGAGAGCGAGGGCGGAACCTCGCTGGCCCGGGTGCGCGAGCAGCTCGCCCACGCCAAGGCAGCACTCGATCAGACGACCTAG
- a CDS encoding GNAT family N-acetyltransferase produces MDLLVRPARPDDACVPLLFESAKPYYTAYAGSERRALKLLQRAFAQPGHAASFEYTQVLVTPEDDFVAGVLTAFPVRDGDRLSRRFIRLTLTRVPPWSLTGTFKHLYAAGGVAPQPPLDAYYVDALAVHERYRRLGLAQRLLRRAEQDAARAGCRRLALDTGLHNTPARALYDAYGFREREVRRAPSPRIAKALGGPGFVGYLKDIG; encoded by the coding sequence ATGGATTTGCTCGTCCGCCCCGCGCGCCCCGACGACGCGTGCGTCCCGCTGCTGTTCGAGTCGGCGAAGCCGTACTACACCGCCTACGCGGGCAGCGAGCGCCGCGCGCTGAAGCTGCTGCAGCGGGCGTTCGCCCAGCCCGGGCACGCCGCGAGCTTCGAGTACACGCAGGTGCTCGTGACGCCCGAGGACGACTTCGTCGCCGGCGTGCTCACCGCGTTCCCGGTCCGCGATGGCGACCGCCTCTCGCGCCGCTTCATCCGCCTGACGCTCACGCGCGTGCCGCCGTGGAGCCTGACCGGCACGTTCAAGCACCTGTACGCGGCGGGCGGGGTCGCGCCGCAGCCACCGTTGGACGCCTACTACGTCGACGCGCTCGCGGTGCACGAGCGCTACCGCCGCCTCGGCCTGGCGCAGCGCCTGCTCCGCCGCGCCGAGCAGGACGCCGCGCGGGCCGGCTGCCGGCGCCTCGCGCTGGACACCGGCCTGCACAACACCCCGGCGCGCGCGCTGTACGACGCGTACGGGTTCCGGGAGCGCGAGGTCCGGCGCGCGCCGAGCCCCCGCATCGCCAAGGCCCTAGGCGGCCCCGGCTTCGTGGGCTACCTGAAGGACATCGGCTAG
- a CDS encoding DegT/DnrJ/EryC1/StrS family aminotransferase: protein MIPVARPVLGPEEEAAVVEVLRSRHLSLGPRVPAFEAGFAARVGAPYASAVSSGTAALHLALRAVGVGEGDEVITSPFSFVASANSILYERAKPVFVDIDPVTLNLDVEAAAAAITDRTTALLPVHIFGYPADTPALEAHGLPIVEDACEALGAVHADGVRVGGRGHPSAFGFYANKQLTTGEGGMLTMGSAEHKERVDSERNQGRAPDMGWLDHDRLGFNYRLTDIACALGLVQLDRLDGMLADRARVASWYREALADVEGLELPCEDFGGDVRGWFVFVVQLPRSVDRDETIRALLARGVQSKPYLPAIHLMSFYREAFGYREGMFPVCEDVAARSIALPFFPELSEGQVAEVAEALADVLQVAHEAGAA from the coding sequence GTGATCCCGGTCGCCCGTCCGGTCCTCGGACCCGAGGAAGAAGCCGCCGTCGTCGAGGTGCTGCGCTCGCGGCACCTCTCGCTCGGCCCGCGCGTGCCGGCCTTCGAGGCGGGCTTCGCCGCGCGCGTCGGGGCGCCGTACGCGTCCGCGGTCTCCTCGGGCACGGCGGCGCTGCACCTCGCGCTGCGCGCGGTGGGCGTCGGCGAGGGCGACGAGGTGATCACGTCGCCGTTCTCGTTCGTAGCCTCGGCCAACTCGATCCTGTACGAGCGCGCGAAGCCCGTGTTCGTCGACATCGACCCGGTGACGCTCAACCTCGACGTGGAGGCGGCGGCGGCCGCGATCACGGACCGGACGACGGCGCTGCTGCCGGTGCACATCTTCGGCTACCCCGCGGACACGCCGGCGCTCGAGGCCCACGGGCTGCCGATCGTCGAGGACGCGTGCGAGGCGCTGGGCGCCGTGCACGCCGACGGCGTGCGCGTCGGCGGCCGCGGCCATCCGTCGGCGTTCGGCTTCTACGCCAACAAGCAGCTCACCACGGGTGAGGGCGGGATGCTCACGATGGGCTCGGCCGAGCACAAGGAGCGCGTGGACTCCGAGCGCAACCAGGGCCGCGCGCCGGACATGGGCTGGCTGGATCACGACCGGCTGGGCTTCAACTACCGGCTCACGGACATCGCCTGCGCGCTGGGGCTCGTCCAGCTCGACCGGCTCGACGGCATGCTCGCCGACCGCGCGCGGGTGGCCTCGTGGTACCGCGAGGCGCTGGCCGACGTGGAAGGCCTCGAGCTGCCGTGCGAGGACTTCGGCGGCGACGTGCGCGGCTGGTTCGTGTTCGTCGTCCAGCTCCCGCGGTCGGTCGACCGCGACGAGACGATCCGGGCGCTGCTCGCCCGTGGCGTGCAGTCCAAGCCGTACCTGCCCGCGATCCACCTGATGTCCTTCTACCGCGAGGCGTTCGGCTACCGCGAGGGCATGTTCCCGGTGTGCGAGGACGTCGCCGCGCGGTCGATCGCCCTGCCGTTCTTCCCCGAGCTGTCCGAGGGGCAGGTCGCGGAGGTCGCCGAAGCGCTAGCCGATGTCCTTCAGGTAGCCCACGAAGCCGGGGCCGCCTAG
- the cimA gene encoding citramalate synthase — MDVVVYDTTLRDGMQGEGMSLSVEEKVRVARILDELGVPMIEAGFPTSNPKELELFERLRDAGLRADVCAFGMTRRRGVSAEEDAALRVLAESWTPVSTIVGKTWGLHLEKVVKVDREENLRMIAESVAFLVASGKRVIYDAEHFFDGFFDDSGYAIACLTAALEAGAENLTMCDTNGATLPHQVASAVRAVREALPGAALGIHTHNDAECAVANSLAAIAEGAVMVQGTMNGYGERCGNANLISIIPNLQLKMGKQCLPSLEGLTEASHLVAEMLNLQPNANQAYVGKNAFAHKGGMHVAGVNADPSTFEHIDPAVVGNSREVLVSELAGKGTVIAHAGGDLDDVTASRVVERVKELEHRGFQFEAADGSFELLIKRETGDYQPLFTLESWRVIAEKRADGRVETEATIKVWVGNQRFVRTAEGNGPVHALDQALRAAIGERFPHLRDIKLVNFKVRILDEWKATGATTRVLLDASDGESTWGAIGVHENVIEASWDALVDSLEAGMLRSQASATTSS, encoded by the coding sequence ATGGACGTCGTCGTCTACGACACCACCCTGCGCGACGGCATGCAGGGCGAGGGGATGTCGCTCTCGGTCGAGGAGAAGGTGCGCGTGGCGCGCATCCTCGACGAGCTCGGCGTGCCGATGATCGAGGCGGGCTTCCCGACCTCGAACCCGAAGGAGCTCGAGCTGTTCGAGCGCCTGCGCGACGCCGGCCTGCGCGCCGACGTGTGCGCGTTCGGGATGACGCGCCGGCGTGGCGTCTCCGCCGAGGAGGACGCGGCGTTGCGCGTCCTCGCGGAGTCGTGGACGCCGGTGTCGACGATCGTCGGCAAGACGTGGGGCCTGCACCTCGAGAAGGTCGTGAAGGTCGACCGCGAGGAGAACCTGCGGATGATCGCCGAGTCGGTCGCCTTCCTCGTGGCGTCCGGCAAGCGCGTCATCTACGACGCCGAGCACTTCTTCGACGGCTTCTTCGACGACTCCGGGTACGCGATCGCGTGCCTGACCGCCGCGCTGGAAGCGGGTGCCGAGAACCTCACGATGTGCGACACGAACGGCGCGACGCTGCCGCACCAGGTGGCGTCGGCGGTCCGGGCCGTGCGCGAGGCGCTGCCCGGCGCCGCGCTCGGCATCCACACGCACAACGACGCTGAGTGCGCGGTCGCCAACTCGCTGGCCGCGATCGCCGAGGGCGCGGTGATGGTTCAGGGGACCATGAACGGCTACGGCGAGCGCTGCGGCAACGCCAACCTGATCTCGATCATCCCGAACCTGCAGTTGAAGATGGGCAAGCAGTGCCTGCCATCGCTGGAAGGGCTGACCGAGGCGTCGCACCTGGTCGCGGAGATGCTCAACCTGCAGCCGAACGCCAACCAGGCGTACGTGGGCAAGAACGCGTTCGCGCACAAGGGCGGCATGCACGTCGCGGGCGTGAACGCGGACCCGTCGACGTTCGAGCACATCGACCCGGCGGTCGTCGGCAACTCGCGCGAGGTCCTCGTGAGCGAGCTGGCCGGCAAGGGCACGGTCATCGCCCACGCGGGCGGCGACCTGGACGACGTGACCGCCTCGCGCGTGGTCGAGCGCGTGAAGGAGCTCGAGCACCGTGGCTTCCAGTTCGAGGCCGCCGACGGCTCCTTCGAGCTGCTGATCAAGCGCGAGACCGGCGACTACCAGCCGCTCTTCACGCTCGAGTCCTGGCGGGTGATCGCCGAGAAGCGCGCCGACGGGCGCGTGGAGACCGAGGCGACGATCAAGGTCTGGGTCGGCAACCAGCGGTTCGTGCGCACGGCCGAGGGCAACGGCCCCGTCCACGCGCTCGACCAGGCCTTGCGCGCCGCGATCGGCGAGCGGTTCCCGCACCTGCGGGACATCAAGCTCGTCAACTTCAAGGTCCGCATCCTGGACGAGTGGAAGGCGACGGGGGCGACGACCCGCGTGCTGCTCGACGCGTCCGACGGCGAGTCGACGTGGGGTGCGATCGGCGTGCACGAGAACGTGATCGAGGCGTCGTGGGACGCGCTGGTGGACTCGCTGGAAGCGGGCATGCTGCGCTCGCAGGCGTCGGCGACGACCTCCTCGTGA
- a CDS encoding branched-chain amino acid transaminase, whose amino-acid sequence MSHQIWMNGDLVGHEDAKVHVLTHALHYGTSVFEGVRAYETPDGGSAVFRHQDHIDRLFRSAALYHMEIPFSKDEIRQATFETITASGLKSCYIRPLVFRGAGPMGLYPLDCPVDVIIAVWAWGAYLGDEGKLNGVRARVSSWRRISSDALIPTAKAGGQYLNSILAKIEADKAGYEEAILLDANGYVCEGTGENLFLVKDGVVHTPGFANDILEGINRAAAIEILRDQGYEVVERNIARGELYRADEIFMTGTAAELTPIREVDDQPVGDGTRGPVTTEIQAIFEDALHGRSERYADWLDKVPTAVS is encoded by the coding sequence GTGAGCCATCAGATCTGGATGAACGGTGACCTCGTCGGTCACGAGGACGCCAAGGTCCACGTGCTCACGCACGCGCTGCACTACGGGACGAGCGTCTTCGAGGGTGTGCGCGCGTACGAGACGCCGGACGGCGGCTCGGCGGTGTTCCGCCATCAGGACCACATCGACCGGCTGTTCCGGTCGGCCGCGCTCTACCACATGGAGATCCCGTTCTCGAAGGACGAGATCCGCCAGGCGACGTTCGAGACGATCACCGCATCCGGTCTGAAGTCGTGTTACATCCGGCCCCTCGTCTTCCGTGGCGCGGGGCCGATGGGCCTGTACCCGCTGGACTGCCCGGTGGACGTGATCATCGCCGTCTGGGCGTGGGGCGCGTACCTCGGCGACGAGGGCAAGCTCAACGGCGTGCGTGCGCGCGTGTCGTCGTGGCGCCGGATCTCGTCGGACGCCCTGATCCCGACGGCGAAGGCCGGCGGGCAGTACCTGAACTCGATCCTCGCGAAGATCGAGGCCGACAAGGCCGGCTACGAGGAGGCGATCCTCCTGGACGCCAACGGCTACGTCTGCGAGGGCACGGGAGAGAACCTGTTCCTCGTCAAGGACGGGGTCGTGCACACGCCGGGCTTCGCGAACGACATCCTCGAGGGGATCAACCGCGCGGCGGCGATCGAGATCCTGCGCGACCAGGGCTACGAGGTCGTCGAGCGCAACATCGCGCGCGGTGAGCTCTACCGCGCCGACGAGATCTTCATGACCGGCACCGCGGCCGAGCTGACGCCGATCCGCGAGGTCGACGACCAGCCGGTCGGCGACGGCACGCGCGGCCCGGTCACGACCGAGATCCAGGCGATCTTCGAGGACGCGCTGCACGGCCGGTCCGAGCGCTACGCGGACTGGCTCGACAAGGTGCCGACGGCGGTCTCGTAA
- the leuB gene encoding 3-isopropylmalate dehydrogenase, which translates to MPNIALLPGDGIGPEVATAAIEVLNAVATDLTYDEHKVGGAGIDEYGVAMTDDTMAACKASDAVLLGAVGGPKWDTNETGAVRAEDALFGLRAGLGLYANLRPIRPLPALYDASPLKRELIENVDMLIVRELTGGLYYGERGTKDGRAYDTLVYTVEEIERIVRAGFRAAKSRVTSVDKANVLDTSRLWRDVATRIHAEEFPTIELEHELVDAAAMKLISAPRHFEVIVTENMFGDILSDEASMLTGSLGMLPTASLGGDGPSMFEPVHGSAPDITGQGIANPIGMILSGALLLRHGLGREAEAAAVESAVDKALDKGIRSRDLGGTATTAEVTKAVLEEL; encoded by the coding sequence ATGCCGAACATTGCCCTTCTCCCCGGTGACGGAATTGGCCCGGAAGTGGCCACCGCCGCCATCGAGGTCCTGAACGCCGTCGCGACCGACCTCACCTACGACGAGCACAAAGTCGGTGGTGCCGGCATCGACGAGTACGGCGTCGCCATGACCGACGACACGATGGCGGCCTGCAAGGCCTCCGACGCCGTGCTGCTCGGCGCGGTCGGCGGTCCCAAGTGGGACACGAACGAGACCGGCGCCGTCCGGGCCGAGGACGCGCTCTTCGGCCTCCGCGCCGGCCTCGGCCTGTACGCCAACCTGCGGCCGATCCGCCCACTGCCGGCGCTCTACGACGCCTCGCCGCTCAAGCGCGAGCTGATCGAGAACGTGGACATGCTGATCGTCCGCGAGCTCACCGGCGGCCTGTACTACGGCGAGCGCGGGACCAAGGACGGCCGCGCGTACGACACGCTGGTCTACACGGTCGAGGAGATCGAGCGGATCGTCCGCGCCGGCTTCCGCGCGGCCAAGTCGCGCGTGACGTCGGTCGACAAGGCGAACGTGCTGGACACCTCGCGCCTGTGGCGCGACGTGGCGACGCGCATCCACGCCGAGGAGTTCCCGACCATCGAGCTCGAGCACGAGCTCGTCGACGCCGCCGCGATGAAGCTCATCTCGGCGCCGCGCCACTTCGAGGTGATCGTCACCGAGAACATGTTCGGCGACATCCTCTCCGACGAGGCGTCGATGCTCACCGGCTCGCTCGGCATGCTGCCGACCGCGTCGCTGGGCGGCGACGGCCCGTCGATGTTCGAGCCCGTCCACGGCTCGGCGCCCGACATCACCGGGCAGGGGATCGCCAACCCGATCGGCATGATCCTCTCGGGCGCGCTGCTCCTCCGCCACGGACTCGGCCGGGAGGCCGAGGCGGCTGCCGTAGAATCGGCCGTGGACAAGGCCCTGGACAAGGGCATCCGCTCCAGGGACCTGGGCGGTACCGCGACCACCGCCGAGGTGACCAAGGCGGTGTTGGAGGAGCTGTGA
- the leuD gene encoding 3-isopropylmalate dehydratase small subunit, whose protein sequence is MDAVKVVAGPVTTLARADVDTDQIIPKQFLKRIERTGFGEFLFYDWAQEPGWSLPKNPILATGANFGCGSSREHAPWALQDYGFKAIVASSFADIFFSNCTKIGLLPVVLPEEDVRALMEAGEAEIDLEALEVRFAGRSVPFELEAERRHRLLNGLDDIALTLQKAEDISSYESSRERPGPVTLNL, encoded by the coding sequence ATGGACGCTGTGAAGGTCGTCGCGGGTCCGGTCACCACGCTGGCGCGTGCGGACGTGGACACGGACCAGATCATCCCCAAGCAGTTCCTCAAGCGGATCGAGCGCACCGGCTTCGGCGAGTTCCTGTTCTACGACTGGGCGCAGGAGCCGGGTTGGTCGCTGCCCAAGAACCCGATCCTCGCGACGGGCGCGAACTTCGGCTGCGGCTCCTCGCGTGAGCACGCGCCGTGGGCGCTGCAGGACTACGGCTTCAAGGCGATCGTCGCCTCGAGCTTCGCCGACATCTTCTTCTCCAACTGCACCAAGATCGGCCTGCTGCCGGTCGTGCTGCCCGAGGAGGACGTCAGGGCGCTGATGGAGGCCGGTGAGGCGGAGATCGACCTCGAGGCGCTCGAAGTGCGCTTCGCCGGTCGCTCCGTGCCGTTCGAGCTCGAAGCCGAGCGCCGCCACCGACTGCTGAACGGGCTCGACGACATCGCGCTCACGCTGCAGAAGGCCGAGGACATCTCGTCGTACGAGTCCTCGCGCGAGCGTCCTGGCCCCGTCACTCTCAATCTGTAG